A segment of the Vespula pensylvanica isolate Volc-1 chromosome 9, ASM1446617v1, whole genome shotgun sequence genome:
AGATTAcgatctatctttctataacgccataaacgagaaaatataaatctttttagaGATCTCTTTTTCAGATTATTCAGTTGAGCCTTTTTCACGCGTGGTACttgtgtttttcttctttctgatctttgtttaaaattttcttttttctttctttgctttcttttctttttttttttttttttttttattttcttaaagtaGAAATTATAATGACGAGTTATCCTTTTGCGCTTTTCggattataaacaaatattatatcatactcgtatttatgtgttatataaaattagatgTTATATATAGGGACACGTATAAATTCTCGAAAACGTTACCGTTGCTTTTATCTAATCTTgagagagataattaaaaaaaaaagaaaaattaaaaaaatgcaaaaaataaaaaagagaaagaaataacgagtTATATTGAGTCgttaaaatcataataaattaatcgtggTTGacgttctttatatatatatatatatatatatatatatatatatatattttttttcttaattctcgTTTACTAGAACCAATCAGCTTATCTTAGAATCAGTGTGAAAGTAGAAGCGATACGCGTCGGATACCAAAATGTTAACGAACGGTTAAATGATATCGAAATACGTAACATGAAGCTATTACTgctttcaaataattaaacgtaatatcgatagaaaataactTTAATTGTCGTTCTAACGTTCGGTTATCCAACTTGATTAGAAATCAAGTGATAGaacgatcgaccgatcgaacgATTGATCTATCAAACGATTAATCGAgactttaaataatatcgaaggcaaatcgatattttcgaacCGGTTTGTTTCTATGAGACATTTGGTACGTCTCAAAAATACTTACAGGATCTACTGACATTATTCCTACGAACGTAAAGTGATTGTAATGacgttaagaagaaaagaaaaaaagaaaacagaaaaaaaaaagaaaaaaaacacacgTGCACATACGAGACATTTAAACTAAGATTCTAATCTCTCGGAATTTATTTACGAATGATCTTTTATGTatacctatatttatatatatatatatatatatatatatatatacgtgtgtgtgtgtgtgtgtgtgtatgtatatatatagaaatgataTAGATCGACGATGCAAATCGAAGTACTTAGTTTCATATATCATTGCGAACGATCATGGTAGTTGAAATATGTGAGATAATGAAACAAGCGTTATTAAAAggatatcataaaaattttgatgtaTGAATTTCGTGTGTTGTAAattaaagggaaaaagaaataaataaataaataaacgttatGAAAGGATATCGTATCGTCACGtgtacacacgcatatacagaCATGTGATACGTGTCGCAAagtattttaatcattttattgaaaaacatggcgaatatattataaaaagagagcgaaaaaaagccgaaagaatagaaaaataaaatcatacaCGCGctcacgcatatatatatatatatatatatatatatatatatatatatatatatgcatatatatactgaCATCATACATAACAGACAAAACTTTAATCTCTCATGGAAACTCTCTCGagtcgatatattatataatcggATCTTTACCGGATTGTATAATACTTTCAATAAATCAAGAAATCCACACGTTTCGCTTCTTATTACTGTTACTCTACCCCTACGATTTCCCCGGAAGAttaaacggaaagaaaaaagaaacaaaaaaaaaaaacgaaaaagaaaaaaataaataaacacaaaAAATTTTGTCCAATTCAACCGAAATATATCAcattagtaataaaaatctaataataataaaaataataaattatagagCGAGCGGTAACAATGCACCATAACGATTTCGCCATGCAACTcccgttattaattaattaatattaagaaagaagataataataataataataataataataataataataataataataataataataatacaaataagaaaacataAGATGCAAGAAAAtcaatcgtttctcttttcaacgaacaatttttctctttctctttctctatctctctctctctctctctctctctcacattctcacactctttctctctatctcactcatTCTTTTTAGTACTGATGATTTTCTGTGACAGGACGTACTCCTTGTCCCTGACCATAATAAGCAGCTGTTTGTTCCTGCGGATAATCCTGGTAGGTGTTTATCTGTGATTGTGTGTACGTGCTCGCTTGACCTTGATAATGGTCACCTTGGCCTTGATATTGAGCTGGTTGGGCAGCTTGAGTATTCGGCTGTTGAATCGGTTGCGGTACGTAAGGCTTATCGGGAACGTATCTGATTTGATTGGCGATTATATTGTAGGGTATTTGTGCTTGATACTTCAGCAACGCCTGCAAATTGTTAGGCAAGTTTGTTGAATATTGAGGAGCAGGTTCGGTCGGTGGTTGAGATAATCTTCTATACTGTGGCTGTTGAACTGGTTGTTGAGCTTGAGGATGTTGAGGATGTTGAGGTGCTTGTCTTCGGTGTCTGGATGGACCTCCACGAGGTTTGGTACCACGATATTCCGGAGTTGGAGCCTCTTGTTGGAATTTAGCTTGTACTTGCTGTGCCTGTGCTTGTGCAGCTGCCAAATGATCGTATctaaaacgattaataaatatttctcatgACATTTGTTTTTCCAACGCGATTAAtcgagaaaagattttattttaacgtgcTACCTAAACTGTTCGGGTATGGCATTGACGTATGGTATTTGAGCTTGGAATTGAAGCAACTGTTTGATCTGAGCTGGTGCATCGTTGTAAGGTCTGTAAGAAGGTTGTTGAATTGGTGGTTGAACTGGTGGACGATGTTGAACCGGAGGTGGAGCTCGTTGGGCAGCTGGCTCGGCATAATGTGCTTCCGTTTGTGCCTGATGTAATCTCGGTTGTCGATCGTGATTGTATGATTTCCAATTGACTCTTAATCCTTcgtaaaataaaggaagaacaaaaattattctttcaacAGTTCTCACATACAATCATTACGTCCTTCTGATAAAGAatccaaaaataaaacatttttcgtACCACTGGGATCGTTGTACTGAAGAGATTTCGTCGCAGCCTGCTGATTCGCATCGTATGGTCCTCGAATAATCGATTGACTGTGTCCATCGGTAGGTGGTTGAACGTTGAACGTAGATATGGCACCTTGAGAAGGGCCTTGAATTTGGAAATTTGAATGTCCATCGGTAGCACCTTGGATTTTGAAATCCGAATTGCCATCGGTTGCACCTTGAATCGTAAAATCGCCAGCTCCTAACGAtgctaaattaaaaaaataataataaagaaaataaataaataaataaaggaataaaaaaaaaataaatgaaataaaagaaaagaaaatttataatgaaaagaaacaaaaagagaccTGCAACGATCTATACCGTAAATATTTACTAATGAACATTGTGAAAAAACTGACATACTAACCACTTTGATCGGTATACTCGATCCCTTTCTCCTCGCTATACCTAAGACCTTGAGAGACCCGATTCCCGTCGCTGGCTCCCTGAATAGTGAATTGTGCCAGGCATACCGGAAGAACGGTAATCAGGAAAATCTGTTGGAATTCAaacaacgatcgatcgatctatcatCGAACATTAAATTATCGAACCATTATCAT
Coding sequences within it:
- the LOC122631550 gene encoding DNA translocase FtsK-like, encoding MKLQIFLITVLPVCLAQFTIQGASDGNRVSQGLRYSEEKGIEYTDQSASLGAGDFTIQGATDGNSDFKIQGATDGHSNFQIQGPSQGAISTFNVQPPTDGHSQSIIRGPYDANQQAATKSLQYNDPSGLRVNWKSYNHDRQPRLHQAQTEAHYAEPAAQRAPPPVQHRPPVQPPIQQPSYRPYNDAPAQIKQLLQFQAQIPYVNAIPEQFRYDHLAAAQAQAQQVQAKFQQEAPTPEYRGTKPRGGPSRHRRQAPQHPQHPQAQQPVQQPQYRRLSQPPTEPAPQYSTNLPNNLQALLKYQAQIPYNIIANQIRYVPDKPYVPQPIQQPNTQAAQPAQYQGQGDHYQGQASTYTQSQINTYQDYPQEQTAAYYGQGQGVRPVTENHQY